One segment of Sesamum indicum cultivar Zhongzhi No. 13 linkage group LG4, S_indicum_v1.0, whole genome shotgun sequence DNA contains the following:
- the LOC105161265 gene encoding peroxidase 5-like: MDPEVIIKLRCPGIVSCADIIAFAARDSSCKLGNINYDVPSGRRDGNVSLINEPLLNLPAPFFNATTLRDNFARKGLSLDEMVTLSGAHSIGISHCSSFASRLYPTQDPTLDPSYAAFLKTICPPPVANATAAPTVDPTVNLDSITPTRLDSKYYVGLKANRGLLTSDQVLLSSPMTAKKVVYNAKYGNVWAKKFAAAMVRMGNIEVLTGKQGEIRRNCRVVN; encoded by the exons ATGGATCCCGAAG ttattattaagcttcgATGCCCTGGAATAGTGTCCTGTGCCGACATCATCGCCTTTGCAGCTCGTGACAGCTCCTGCAAACTTGGGAATATAAACTACGATGTCCCATCTGGCCGTCGTGATGGGAATGTGTCCTTGATAAACGAGCCCCTCCTGAATTTGCCTGCCCCATTCTTCAATGCCACCACTCTGAGGGACAATTTTGCAAGAAAGGGACTCTCCCTTGACGAAATGGTGACTCTTTCAGGCGCTCATTCCATCGGCATTTCTCACTGCAGTTCCTTTGCTAGTCGGCTCTATCCAACACAAGATCCCACCCTGGACCCTAGTTATGCTGCTTTCTTGAAAACAATCTGCCCTCCACCAGTTGCCAATGCGACTGCAGCTCCGACAGTAGACCCCACAGTGAATCTTGATTCCATCACCCCTACTCGTCTGGACAGCAAGTACTACGTTGGATTGAAGGCGAATAGGGGGCTACTGACGTCGGATCAGGTTCTGCTGAGCAGCCCCATGACGGCGAAAAAGGTGGTGTACAATGCAAAGTATGGGAATGTGTGGGCTAAGAAGTTTGCGGCTGCAATGGTGCGTATGGGAAACATTGAGGTTCTCACCGGGAAACAGGGGGAGATCAGGAGAAACTGCCGTGTTGTCAACTGA
- the LOC105161238 gene encoding probable protein phosphatase 2C 33 codes for MGSCLSGESRSPGPGSPNGVGKRKGSRRRLGSRSSSFDFRREEHLHRTPGRMFLNGCSEIASLYTQQGKKGTNQDAMIVWENFGSRTDTVFCGVFDGHGPYGHLVAKRVRDSLPLKLSAHWEVNIKSDEVLREVSLNTTGGLYSEDTSLLSADDEARASVDAEETGKQPDVFQTLKESFLKAFKAMDRELRMYANIDCFCSGTTAVTLVKQGQDLVIGNVGDSRAVLATRDENNLLTAVQLTVDLKPNLPAEAERIRKCKGRVFALHDEPEVARVWLPNNDSPGLAMARAFGDFCLKEFGLISVPEISYRCITDKDEFIVLATDGIWDVLSNKEVVEVVGSCRARSNAARTLVESAVRAWKTKYPTSKVDDCAVVCLFLDSNESAASTDKSKENIPSPEQDDASRKDDLPGPIGLSHSGVVGAGDDDLPGPIGGENEDVSEANEEVDDEVIHSEGGQEWSALEGVSRVNTLLTLPRFVPGKEDEKAAAERKVRK; via the exons ATGGGTTCCTGCTTGTCCGGAGAAAGCAGGAGCCCTGGGCCCGGTTCTCCAAATGGGGTTGGAAAGAGGAAGGGCTCCAGAAGGAGGCTGGGCTCCCGGAGTTCCTCCTTCGACTTCAGGAGGGAGGAACATCTGCATAGGACTCCCGGGCGGATGTTCTTGAATGGTTGCAGTGAGATTGCTTCCCTCTATACACAGCAAGGCAAGAAAGGGACCAATCAAGATGCCATGATTGTTTGGGAG AACTTTGGTTCGAGAACAGACACAGTCTTCTGTGGGGTTTTCGATGGTCATGGTCCTTATGGTCATCTGGTCGCCAAGCGAGTTAGAGATTCTCTTCCTCTGAAGCTGAGTGCACACTGGGAAGTCAATATAAAGAGTGATGAGGTTCTTAGGGAGGTCAGTTTAAACACTACAGGTGGTTTGTACTCTGAAGATACTTCCCTCTTATCTGCCGACGATGAAGCTAGAGCTTCCGTTGATGCTGAAGAAACGGGAAAGCAGCCAGACGTCTTCCAGACACTGAAGGAGTCTTTTCTGAAGGCTTTTAAGGCCATGGACAGGGAGTTGAGAATGTATGCAAATATTGATTGCTTTTGCAGTGGAACAACTGCTGTGACTCTGGTCAAACAG GGTCAAGATCTTGTGATTGGAAATGTTGGGGACTCAAGAGCTGTATTAGCTACAAGAGACGAAAATAATCTACTGACTGCAGTTCAATTGACTGTGGATCTCAAACCCAACCTTCCAG CGGAAGCAGAGAGGATCCGCAAATGTAAAGGACGTGTCTTTGCCCTTCACGATGAACCGGAGGTTGCAAGAGTTTGGCTACCAAACAATGACTCCCCTGGTCTTGCTATGGCGCGTGCATTTGGTGATTTCTGTCTCAAGGAGTTTGGACTTATCTCTGTGCCTGAAATTTCCTATAGATGCATAACTGATAAGGATGAGTTCATTGTCCTAGCCACAGATGGG ATTTGGGATGTACTATCGAACAAGGAAGTGGTGGAGGTTGTGGGTTCTTGCCGGGCACGTTCAAATGCAGCTCGGACCCTAGTTGAGTCAGCAGTCAGGGCTTGGAAGACCAAGTATCCAACTTCCAAAGTTGATGATTGTGCTGTGGTTTGCCTTTTCCTTGACTCAAATGAGTCTGCTGCTTCTACCGATAAATCCAAAGAGAATATCCCTTCACCTGAACAGGATGATGCCTCCAGGAAAGACGATCTTCCTGGTCCGATTGGATTGAGCCATTCTGGCGTTGTTGGAGCTGGAGATGACGATCTTCCTGGTCCTATTGGAGGAGAGAATGAAGATGTTTCAGAAGCTAATGAGGAAGTGGATGATGAAGTGATACATTCTGAAGGTGGGCAAGAATGGTCCGCCCTTGAAGGAGTGTCCCGCGTGAACACACTCTTGACCTTGCCAAGGTTTGTACCTGGGAAAGAAGACGAGAAAGCTGCAGCAGAGAGAAAGGTTAGGAAATAG
- the LOC105161240 gene encoding peroxidase 5-like, whose amino-acid sequence MASNTRNIPVILSCFILFVSLTSAANPPLKVGFYKYSCPPAEAIVRKYVNKFVSLNRGLGAGLVRLHFHDCFVRGCDASVLLDGPNTEKQSIPNKGSLRGFEVIDAAKAELELRCPGIVSCADIIAFAARDSSCKLGNINYDVPSGRRDGNVSLINEPLLNLPAPFFNATTLRDNFARKGLSLDEMVTLSGAHSIGISHCSSFASRLYPTQDPTLDPSYAAFLKTICPPPVANATAAPTVDPTVNLDSITPTRLDSKYYVGLKANRGLLTSDQVLLSSPMTAKKVVYNAKYGNVWAKKFAAAMVRMGNIEVLTGKQGEIRRNCRVVN is encoded by the exons ATGGCTTCCAACACCAGGAATATCCCAGTTATTCTTTCTTGCTTCATTTTGTTCGTATCACTCACTTCTGCAGCCAATCCACCACTTAAAGTTGGGTTCTATAAATACTCTTGCCCCCCTGCGGAAGCCATTGTGAGAAAGTATGTGAACAAATTCGTTTCTCTAAACCGTGGCCTTGGTGCTGGCCTTGTCAGGTTGCATTTCCATGATTGCTTCGTCAGG GGATGTGATGCTTCCGTACTGTTGGATGGACCAAATACAGAAAAGCAAAGCATACCAAACAAGGGAAGTCTACGAGGCTTTGAAGTCATAGATGCAGCAAAAGCAGAACTGGAGCTTCGATGCCCTGGAATAGTGTCCTGTGCCGACATCATCGCCTTTGCAGCTCGTGACAGCTCCTGCAAACTTGGGAATATAAACTACGATGTCCCATCTGGCCGTCGTGATGGGAATGTGTCCTTGATAAACGAGCCCCTCCTGAATTTGCCTGCCCCATTCTTCAATGCCACCACTCTGAGGGACAATTTTGCAAGAAAGGGACTCTCCCTTGACGAAATGGTGACTCTTTCAGGCGCTCATTCCATCGGCATTTCTCACTGCAGTTCCTTTGCTAGTCGGCTCTATCCAACACAAGATCCCACCCTGGACCCTAGTTATGCTGCTTTCTTGAAAACAATCTGCCCTCCACCAGTTGCCAATGCGACTGCAGCTCCGACAGTAGACCCCACAGTGAATCTTGATTCCATCACCCCTACTCGTCTGGACAGCAAGTACTACGTTGGATTGAAGGCGAATAGGGGGCTACTGACGTCGGATCAGGTTCTGCTGAGCAGCCCCATGACGGCGAAAAAGGTGGTGTACAATGCAAAGTATGGGAATGTGTGGGCTAAGAAGTTTGCGGCTGCAATGGTGCGTATGGGAAACATTGAGGTTCTCACCGGGAAACAGGGGGAGATCAGGAGAAACTGCCGTGTTGTCAACTGA
- the LOC105161239 gene encoding basic leucine zipper and W2 domain-containing protein 2-like → MSSKEKPTLGGTRIKTRKRNIAAPLDPAAFSDAVVQIYLDNAGDLELVAKNIESSDLNFSRYGDTFFEVVFRGARTQPGTIKLDEGECHPYSIFDCEPKREVILPSVLYIQKILRRRPFLIKNLENVMQKFLQSLELFEEDERKKLAIFTALAFSQKLSGLPPETVLQPLLKDNLVAKGLVLSFVTDFFREYLVDNSLDDLISILKRGKMEDNLQDFFPSAKRTPEAISEHFTKEGLLPLVEYNEKKIFEVKLKEMKAAITSQIAEEADVAEVIETVKQHVKEAKFPDIEVVRILWDVLMDAVQWSGKNQQQNANSALRQVKAWAELLNAFCTTGKLELELMYKVQIQCYEDAKLMKLFPEIIRSLYDQDVLAEDTILHWFRKGTNPKGRQTFVKSLEAFVKWLEEAEEEE, encoded by the exons ATGAG CTCGAAGGAGAAACCCACTCTTGG TGGCACGCGGATTAAGACCCGCAAACGGAATATTGCTGCGCCGCTGGACCCTGCGGCATTTTCGGATGCAGTGGTCCagatttatttggataatgcTGGTGATCTG GAACTTGTCGCGAAGAATATTGAATCTTCTGACCTTAATTTCTCAAGATACGGTGACACATTTTTCGAG GTGGTCTTCAGAGGGGCTCGTACACAACCTGGCACAATCAAGCTTGATGAGGGGGAGTGCCATCCTTACTCTATATTTGACTGTGAGCCTAAGCGCGAAGTAATTTTGCCATCTGTGTTATATATACAGAAGATTTTGAGGAGAAGGCCTTTTCTTATAAAGAACCTTGAAAATGTTATGCAAAAATTCTTGCAATCTTTGGAGCTTTTTGAAGAAGATGAAAGGAAGAAGCTTGCAATTTTCACCGCACTTGCATTTTCCCAGAAGTTGTCTGGTCTTCCACCTGAGACTGTACTCCAGCCACTGCTCAAAGATAACCTTGTTGCCAAAGGGCTAGTTCTCTCATTTGTCACTGATTTTTTCAGGGAATATCTGGTTGATAATAGCCTTGATGACCTCATTTCAATTCTGAAGCGGGGTAAAATGGAGGACAATCTTCAGGACTTTTTTCCATCTGCAAAGCGGACACCTGAAGCTATATCTGAACATTTCAC CAAGGAAGGGCTTCTACCATTGGTTGAGTAcaatgagaagaaaatatttgaggtGAAGCTTAAGGAAATGAAAGCTGCAATAACAAGTCAGATAGCAGAAGAAGCTGACGTAGCTGAAGTAATAGAAACTGTTAAACAACATGTAAAAGAAGCTAAATTTCCAGATATTGAGGTTGTGAGGATTCTTTGGGATGTTCTGATGGATGCTGTGCAATGGTCTGGAAAAAATCAGCAGCAGAATGCTAATTCAGCTCTGCGTCAG GTAAAAGCCTGGGCTGAGTTGCTGAATGCCTTCTGCACCACTGGAAAGCTTGAGCTTGAACTTATGTACAAAGTTCAGATCCAGTGCTATGAAGATGctaaattgatgaaattgttTCCTGAAATAATAAGGTCACTTTATGATCAGGATGTCCTTGCTGAAGATACTATTCTTCACTGGTTCCGTAAAGGAACAAACCCTAAGGGCAG GCAAACTTTTGTGAAGTCATTGGAAGCGTTTGTAAAATGGCTTGAAGAGGCAGAGGAAGAAGAATAA
- the LOC105161262 gene encoding peroxidase 5-like, with amino-acid sequence MNSKMSKFASVLVLVLCLICSSSTAKSKSSGGKTQKLKVGYYAKTCPYAEIIVRQAVEKAVSKNPGIAAGLIRMHFHDCFVRGCDGSVLLDSVPGKPAAEKASPINFPSLRGFEVVDEAKALIEAKCPGTVSCADILAFAARDSALKVGWIGYDVPSGRRDGRVSLSSEVVQNLPPPFFTASQLRDNFKRKGLSLDEMVTLSGAHSIGVSHCSSFSNRLSGFNATFNQDPSLDPGFAAFLKSRCPAPGSSNSDPVVNNDVLTPNQLDNKYYVNLKNHKGLLTSDQTLFDSPLTSKLVVDNVKYGSVWAKKFAAAMVHMGSIDVLTGKKGEIRRNCRVVN; translated from the exons ATGAATTCCAAGATGTCAAAGTTTGCATCAGTTCTTGTGCTGGTGCTCTGCCTGATTTGCAGCAGCTCTACGGCTAAGTCTAAGTCATCAGGCGGCAAAACACAGAAACTCAAAGTGGGATATTACGCTAAGACGTGCCCGTATGCAGAGATCATTGTCAGGCAGGCTGTCGAAAAAGCCGTGTCCAAGAATCCTGGAATTGCCGCTGGCCTCATCAGGATGCATTTCCATGATTGCTTTGTCAGG GGTTGTGATGGTTCCGTGCTGTTGGATTCGGTGCCTGGAAAGCCAGCTGCGGAGAAAGCTAGCCCTATTAATTTCCCCAGTCTCCGAGGTTTCGAGGTGGTAGACGAGGCAAAGGCCCTGATCGAAGCTAAATGCCCTGGGACCGTGTCTTGTGCAGACATTCTAGCCTTTGCTGCTCGAGACAGCGCCCTGAAAGTAGGGTGGATTGGGTACGACGTGCCATCAGGGCGTCGGGACGGGCGTGTTTCTCTTAGCTCTGAAGTTGTGCAAAACCTTCCACCTCCATTCTTCACAGCCAGCCAACTGAGGGACAACTTCAAGAGAAAAGGGCTTTCACTTGACGAAATGGTGACGCTCTCTGGTGCTCATTCCATCGGTGTTTCTCACTGCTCTTCCTTCTCCAACAGGCTCTCAGGGTTCAATGCAACATTTAATCAGGACCCTTCTCTGGACCCTGGATTTGCTGCATTCTTGAAAAGTAGATGCCCGGCTCCTGGTTCTAGCAACAGCGATCCTGTGGTGAACAACGATGTTCTAACACCTAATCAGTTGGACAACAAGTACTATGTGAATCTGAAGAATCATAAGGGGCTCTTAACCTCAGATCAAACATTGTTTGATAGTCCATTGACGAGCAAGCTGGTGGTGGACAATGTTAAGTACGGGTCGGTTTGGGCAAAGAAGTTTGCTGCTGCAATGGTGCACATGGGATCCATTGATGTGCTGACAGGAAAGAAGGGAGAGATCAGAAGGAACTGCCGTGTCGTGAACTGA
- the LOC105161263 gene encoding peroxidase 5-like translates to MNSKMSKFAAVLVLVLCLICSSSTAKSKSSGGKTQKLQVGYYAKTCPYAEIIVRQAVEKAVSKNPGIAAGLIRMHFHDCFVRGCDGSVLLDSVPGKPAAEKASPINFPSLRGFEVIDEAKALIEAKCPGTVSCADILAFAARDSALKVGWIGYDVPSGRRDGRVSLSSEVVQNLPPPFFTASQLRDNFKRKGLSLDEMVTLSGAHSIGVSHCSSFSNRLSGFNATFNQDPSLDPGFAAFLKSRCPAPGSSNSDPVVNNDVLTPNQLDNKYYVNLKNHKGLLTSDQTLFDSPLTSKLVVNNVKYGSVWAKKFAAAMVHMGSIDVLTGKKGEIRRNCRVVN, encoded by the exons ATGAATTCCAAGATGTCAAAGTTTGCAGCAGTTCTTGTGCTGGTGCTCTGCCTGATTTGCAGCAGCTCTACGGCTAAGTCTAAGTCATCAGGGGGCAAAACGCAGAAACTCCAAGTAGGATATTACGCTAAGACGTGCCCGTATGCAGAGATCATTGTCAGGCAGGCTGTCGAAAAAGCCGTGTCCAAGAATCCTGGAATTGCCGCTGGCCTCATCAGGATGCATTTCCATGATTGCTTTGTCAGG GGTTGTGATGGTTCCGTGCTGTTGGATTCGGTGCCTGGAAAGCCAGCTGCGGAGAAAGCTAGCCCTATTAATTTCCCCAGTCTCCGAGGTTTCGAGGTGATAGACGAGGCAAAGGCCCTGATCGAAGCTAAATGCCCTGGGACCGTGTCTTGTGCAGACATTCTAGCCTTTGCTGCTCGAGACAGCGCCCTGAAAGTAGGGTGGATTGGGTACGACGTGCCATCAGGGCGTCGGGACGGGCGTGTTTCTCTTAGCTCTGAAGTTGTGCAAAACCTTCCACCTCCATTCTTCACAGCCAGCCAACTGAGGGACAACTTCAAGAGAAAAGGGCTTTCACTTGACGAAATGGTGACGCTCTCTGGTGCTCATTCCATCGGTGTTTCTCACTGCTCTTCCTTCTCCAACAGGCTCTCAGGGTTCAATGCAACATTTAATCAGGACCCTTCTCTGGACCCTGGATTTGCTGCATTCTTGAAAAGTAGATGCCCGGCTCCTGGTTCTAGCAACAGCGATCCTGTGGTGAACAACGATGTTCTAACACCTAATCAGTTGGACAACAAGTACTATGTGAATCTGAAGAATCATAAGGGGCTCTTAACCTCAGATCAAACATTGTTTGATAGTCCATTGACGAGCAAGCTGGTGGTGAACAATGTTAAGTACGGGTCGGTTTGGGCAAAGAAGTTTGCTGCTGCAATGGTGCATATGGGATCCATTGATGTGCTGACAGGAAAGAAGGGAGAGATCAGAAGGAACTGCCGTGTCGTGAACTGA